The genomic stretch ggagagggggggccGGGGAGCGGGGAGCCTGCGCTCACTCACCCTGAGTCTCTTCCTCTCGCCGCTCGTAGTGGCTGAAGCTCACCTCGGACGACGTGAAGGAACAGATCTACAAGCTGGCCAAGAAGGGCCTGACGCCCTCCCAGATCGGTGAGTTGAGGAGCCGCCTTGGGCCCACGGTCCGGAGGCACGAACGGGCGAAGCAGCGCTGATGATGAGCATAACTAAGTCCTAAAGGGCCTACTTTGTACGataatctcctttgatcctctcacaacaagtgacccgcccagggtcacgcagctgccaagtgtctgaggctcgatttgaactagGGCCTTCTTGACTCCGGGCTCAGCAGCGCTCAGCTCAGGACTAGGTGTTTACAAGAGTCCTGGAGACCGGGAAGATTAAGGGGTTGTCTCATACAGCCGGTGTGTGTCGGCCAGTCTTACTCTAATGAGCCTAGCGTGTGCAGGTAATCTGCTAGGGAGAGACTAGGGATGAGAAGCAAAAGCTCACGGAGGGGGTGAGACTGTAGGAGGTGCTGCCTGGGTTATAAGGAGTAACTTTATCAGGAGGAGCTGGAGTGCATTGCAGACATCCTCATCCTGTGCAAAAGAGGTCTTGTGTGAAGGTCGGTTTGCTTGGTATGGCCCAAGGGAAGAAATAATAAACCTCAAAGGGGGTTTGCGTCCCCATGATCTCGAGACTGAGCAGAGCGCTGGAGGAAGACCTAACAATTTGCTGTTGGCCTTGTTCACAGTGTTAAGCGCTTTACTTAAGCTCACAAGCCCTATGTCGGTGTGggccattttctccattttttgagCTTCTGAAAAACTTGCCCAGTGTCAGTCTTGCTCAGTGCCTGAGGAATGCTTTGAACCTGGATCCTTGATCACTCTCTCATGCTACTTCTTATTGTTAGATccacttggtggtggtggtggtggtggtggtgtgttttATGAACGACAGCCCTGGGTAAGGTGAAGAGTTTTGTTGAGATGATCACAGAAGGGCACTAAGAACGTTATGTTTGTcacactcctcattttacaattgagaaaacaagCCCCAAAAGGTTGGATAGTTTGGCCAGTTAGAAGTACCAAAACCACTGTTCTTGACTTCATATCCAGGGCTTGTTCCACTGGCAACTTCCCATGCATGTCTCTTAAAAAtccctggggtttttttgtttgtttttgtgaggcagttggggttaagctaGTGaatgttacgtgtctgaggctgcattttaaCTTAGGGCTTCCAGAtcctagggccagtgctctatccactgggccacctggctgccccagaaaTCGTTGGTTTTAAGCCAAACCTCCAGTTGTTCTGAATTAACGGATTGATTGggtatcatttcccttttcaggTGTGATCCTGAGGGATTCTCATGGTGTGGCACAAGTGCGCTTTGTAACTGGCAACAAAATTTTGAGAATTCTCAAGTCCAAGGGACTTGCCCCTGATCTTCCTGAAGATCTTTATCACTTGATCAAGAAAGCTGTTGCTGTTCGCAAGCATcttgagagaaacagaaaggtaaAACAGAACAGGGCATCTTGTCTGGATGAGATGAATCAAGGCAATTCACAGATTTTTGAGAGATAAGACACgtggccttgatttttttttagtaaattttTAAATAGCCTTATTCCTTGAAATGTTTTGAAAAGGGGGAGTTAATTTTACCTTGCCACACCCTCAACTTCTACTTGAAGTGATTTGATCACCTAAAAACTTTGGGTGACTGAGCATACATGATTAATAATAAAGTTTGTTGAGTTAATGGATATGCATGTGtgctttttttaaattgtctaaaCAGTTTCCCATTCCCTGTTTTGGAGTGGTTTTCCTCAGCAATTATTAGTTGGCTGCTCAACATCATGAGGTGGTGTGTGTACCTCAgtgttttgaaaaaaatatattaaaaagccAGGGCTTATTGATGTGTGAAAAGCATTAGATGactttgttgtttggttttgcaacataattatatatatctGCTAGGTGGAAAGAATTTACATACATTTGTCTCATTAGAACATAAATAAGCTCATTGAAGTATGTTAAGATTTATGTATTTTAGcaattatttcttcattattttgtatgttggggggggcagggcaatgagggttaagtgacttgcccagggtcacacagctagtaagtgtcaagtatctgagggtggatttgaactcaggtcctcctgaatccaggaccggtgctttatccactgtgccacctagctgcctcctgtatGTTCTTTTGAGAGGATTTTCTTgactgcccttttttttttaaggataaggaTTCTAAATTCCGTCTGATTCTCAACGAGAGCCGAATTCACAGGCTGGCTCGTTACTACAAGACCAAGAGAGTGCTCCCACCCAATTGGAAATAGTAAGTATTGGTTGTTATTGTCTGAATATTTTTACGTGGTATGGGTATATTGAAGTGTTGGAGTGGGCTCAACAGTTAGTTGATTAATTGCTTTGCTTAATACTGTACTTGTGGCAGTTTGTTTTTGTGAGGGGGGACATGGAGAGCTAAAATtaacacctttttttctttttttttcccccttaacagTGAATCATCCACAGCCTCTGCTCTAGTTGCATAAATTTTGGTTTATGtactaaaataataaaagcacATCTAGATGAATCcttgttttgtttctccttttatgaaaaataattgttaaatcTATCTGAAATATGCCTTTTACAGGCATACCTATCTagtcactttcattttacagtgaaagaaactgaggctcagtaatTAACTTTTCATTCCTCAATCACCAAACctgtattcttcccttttttctgccACTATACTCAACACTTTAAAACTTGAATTATTACTCTTGTAGCTTCTGATTCTGGTCTTCCATTGCTTGACAACATAACTGCTGctataataaacatgtatttcCCTTGTTTCAAAAACTCACTGAAGCTCTTTACTGCTCCTTGATTTTTCAGGCTCATCCCTTAGCTTCTATGTATTTCCTTTTGGTGCTTGAATTGTACCAGTAGGGTGAATTTCATGTCAAGCTTATTCCTAGCTATCAtatcttaaatgtttttcttttacccATTCAGAATCTTTGAAGCTTTACCTTACATCCTTCTTTGCAAAGATTTCCCTCATTAATTTACACTTAGCTATAGTTGCAAAATGATTACTGAATATGAATTTTTAAGATACAGGGTGGGCTAAAAATCAGGGGGAGGAGGGTTCAATATTTAGTTATTTGAAAATTGTCTAAAACATCAGACCCCCTTCCTGACTtgtggcccaccctgtatatctTCAGTTCCTGTCACTTGTAAGGGGGTCATTTTAAGATCTCTTAAAATCCCAGTGTATGATTTCCATATCTTTTCATCCCTAGGCATTATTGTCCACCTTTGTCCCTATATTTTTGGAAGGATTTAACCAGCATAGCTGAGGTCTTATTTTCATAGTGCTAACTGCTGATCTGTATCTCCCTGCTGAATATTAAAAGACCTGAACCTTTTTGGTATTTTAACTCTTCCCTCAAAAAATAATCTGGTAAAGTGCCCACTCTGTTTTTTACGCAATTCTAGGTACTAGAAGTAGAAATGAAAAAACCTAATAGGAATAATAAAGTGTGCACAAATAAGCCTGATAGCCATTGCTGAACTCCCTTTGCTTTGCTGCTTGtttttgtgatttggggcaaattatATCATCCCTCTAAGCTCTGAATTCCCTGCCCTTAGAATGAAGGGGTTGGCTTGGGTGACCTCGAAGGTACCAGCCCTACGTCCTGTGGTCCTTAAATCTGCAAGGTAGGATATCAGTCATCAACTCCTTCCTGGTAGCTGTTGTCCTAAGATGGAAAGATGAATGCTTTCTAGAATGATTTGTTGCCCATTGATATGCCTGCCT from Dromiciops gliroides isolate mDroGli1 chromosome 6, mDroGli1.pri, whole genome shotgun sequence encodes the following:
- the RPS13 gene encoding 40S ribosomal protein S13, whose protein sequence is MGRMHAPGKGLSQSALPYRRSVPTWLKLTSDDVKEQIYKLAKKGLTPSQIGVILRDSHGVAQVRFVTGNKILRILKSKGLAPDLPEDLYHLIKKAVAVRKHLERNRKDKDSKFRLILNESRIHRLARYYKTKRVLPPNWKYESSTASALVA